A stretch of the Streptococcus suis genome encodes the following:
- a CDS encoding purine permease, with translation MSQKTTNEHSSEMLYGIDEQPPKGMAVLLAFQHILAAFAGIIAVPLVVASALGLSVEDTSIMVSASIFVAGIATILQSKGVGPVGSRVSGMMGTDFTFANPAISVGSQLGIAGIVGATIAGSFVEIVLSRFVKPLMRFFPPLITGTVVSLIGITLMPVSMDWAAGGAGATDYASVENISIAFIVLVFTLALNHYGKGMLKTASVFFGMVFGYVLCILLGKVDMSAVGEAAWFALPKIFHYGVKFDLSSILAFIPAYVVSLIGTVGIMMAIGEASNQKISSERAANGVLADGVGSLIAGIFGAGPNTAFSQNVGLITLTKVASRHVMIIAGVILTLLGVFPKLSALISIMPQPVLGGVGIIMFGLVAAQGIKTLATVKIGDRELLIISIAFALGIGVTVRPELLSHLPSALQMVLSSGISTGTLAALILNMVLKEK, from the coding sequence ATGTCTCAGAAAACAACAAATGAACATTCATCAGAAATGCTCTATGGAATTGATGAACAACCGCCAAAAGGCATGGCTGTGTTGCTTGCTTTTCAGCATATCTTAGCAGCTTTTGCAGGCATCATCGCGGTGCCACTTGTCGTTGCAAGTGCTTTGGGGTTATCAGTAGAAGATACTTCTATTATGGTATCGGCCTCAATCTTTGTTGCTGGGATTGCAACTATTTTGCAATCTAAAGGTGTTGGCCCGGTAGGTTCACGTGTCTCTGGAATGATGGGAACGGATTTTACCTTTGCTAATCCAGCTATCAGTGTTGGTAGCCAATTGGGAATTGCTGGTATCGTGGGTGCAACCATTGCGGGTTCATTTGTTGAAATCGTTTTGAGTCGTTTTGTGAAACCCTTGATGCGTTTCTTTCCGCCATTGATTACAGGGACCGTTGTTTCCCTCATCGGTATTACCCTCATGCCAGTGAGTATGGACTGGGCAGCTGGTGGTGCTGGAGCCACAGATTATGCCTCTGTTGAAAATATCAGTATTGCCTTTATCGTCTTGGTCTTTACTCTGGCATTGAATCATTATGGTAAAGGAATGCTGAAGACGGCCTCTGTCTTCTTCGGAATGGTCTTTGGATATGTCCTCTGTATTCTGCTTGGAAAAGTAGATATGTCTGCTGTTGGAGAGGCAGCCTGGTTTGCTCTTCCTAAAATTTTCCATTACGGTGTAAAATTTGACCTATCTTCGATTTTGGCCTTTATTCCTGCTTATGTTGTATCCTTGATTGGTACGGTAGGGATTATGATGGCAATTGGAGAAGCGTCTAACCAAAAAATTTCTTCTGAGCGGGCAGCAAATGGTGTTCTGGCAGATGGTGTTGGTTCCTTGATTGCTGGTATCTTTGGTGCAGGTCCAAATACGGCCTTTTCACAAAATGTTGGTCTCATTACCTTAACAAAAGTGGCTAGTCGTCATGTCATGATTATTGCGGGTGTTATTCTTACTTTACTTGGTGTCTTTCCAAAATTGTCTGCCTTGATTTCCATCATGCCTCAGCCTGTTCTTGGTGGTGTTGGAATTATCATGTTCGGTTTGGTCGCTGCTCAAGGTATTAAGACGCTTGCAACTGTAAAAATTGGTGACCGTGAGCTCCTAATTATTTCTATTGCCTTTGCACTTGGTATCGGTGTGACGGTACGTCCAGAATTGTTGAGCCATCTTCCGTCAGCGCTACAAATGGTCTTATCATCAGGAATTTCTACAGGGACCTTAGCTGCACTGATTTTGAACATGGTTTTAAAAGAAAAATAA
- a CDS encoding aspartate/glutamate racemase family protein: MTHFRASFEQAGQLDQFYQVQNASVAGFSIGIITIDFNYVKLPGNVANATTFSFSVVYEDIVLEIEDLFNGEEKLLGMVIEAAKKLEKKGVRAIVGACGYFNHFQEQVRDAVAVPVYLSSVLQIPLIKMGLKPDQKIAVLVADGEGASADFFAKTNASISDCIVKEIGSLDSFAPIRYNKPFLDNGRLKSDLVAVVQDLQANHPEIGAILLECSDLPPYAAALHRETGLPVFDFTTLINWGHSAVVRREFYGYM, translated from the coding sequence ATGACACACTTTAGAGCAAGTTTTGAGCAAGCTGGGCAATTGGATCAGTTCTATCAGGTACAAAATGCCTCTGTTGCAGGATTTTCGATTGGGATTATCACTATCGATTTTAACTATGTCAAGTTGCCGGGTAATGTAGCTAACGCGACTACTTTTTCTTTTTCAGTTGTCTATGAGGATATTGTTTTGGAAATTGAGGATCTGTTCAATGGTGAGGAGAAACTGTTGGGAATGGTCATTGAGGCAGCTAAGAAGTTAGAGAAAAAGGGTGTGCGAGCCATTGTAGGCGCCTGTGGTTACTTTAACCACTTTCAGGAGCAGGTGCGAGATGCTGTAGCAGTTCCTGTCTATTTGTCTAGTGTGCTTCAAATTCCCTTGATTAAAATGGGACTCAAACCAGACCAGAAAATTGCGGTACTAGTAGCAGATGGTGAGGGAGCGAGTGCAGACTTTTTCGCCAAAACCAACGCTTCCATTTCAGACTGTATTGTCAAGGAGATAGGTAGTCTGGATAGTTTCGCTCCAATTCGTTACAACAAGCCATTTTTGGACAACGGGCGTTTGAAGTCAGACTTAGTAGCAGTTGTTCAGGATTTGCAAGCCAATCACCCAGAAATTGGTGCCATTTTGCTGGAATGCAGTGACCTGCCACCCTATGCAGCAGCCCTTCATAGAGAAACAGGACTACCGGTTTTTGATTTTACTACTTTGATTAACTGGGGCCATTCAGCAGTCGTTCGCAGAGAATTTTATGGATATATGTAA
- a CDS encoding transcriptional regulator gives MKNIRLKLARVEKDMTQGDLAEAIGVTRQTIGLIEAGKYNPSLSLCLSICHCLGKSLDQLFWEELTNEKNCD, from the coding sequence ATGAAAAATATTCGTTTAAAGTTAGCGCGTGTGGAAAAAGATATGACCCAAGGGGACTTGGCGGAAGCTATAGGAGTGACCCGCCAGACCATCGGTCTGATTGAGGCGGGAAAATATAATCCCAGTCTAAGTCTTTGTTTATCAATTTGCCACTGTTTAGGGAAAAGTTTAGATCAATTATTTTGGGAGGAACTAACTAATGAAAAAAATTGTGACTGA
- a CDS encoding uracil permease yields MNTKANLLFDVHEKPAPFQGILLSFQHVFAMFGATILVPLILGMPVSVALFASGIGTLIYQVATQFKVPVYLGSSFAYISAMALAIKEMGGDISAAQTGIFFVGLIYVLIAGLVKAIGTKWIDTLLPPVVIGPMIIVIGLGLANSAVTSAGFVADGDWKNVVVAIVTFLIAAFVNTKGKGFAKIVPFLIAIIGGYIVALLLGLVDFTPVLEAAWFELPGFYLPFETGVFKSYNFYFGPEMVAILPIAVVTVAEHIGDHTVLSQICGRQFLKNPGLSRTLIGDGVATAVSALIGGPANTTYGENTGVIGMTRIASVSVIRNAALIAIAFSFLGKFTALISTIPSAVLGGMSILLYGVIASNGLKVLIESRVDFGQVRNLIVASSMLVLGLGGAVLNIGAITLSGTALSAIVGIILNLVLPKAEKAK; encoded by the coding sequence ATGAATACAAAAGCCAACCTTTTGTTTGATGTCCATGAGAAACCAGCTCCTTTTCAAGGGATTTTGCTCAGTTTCCAACACGTGTTTGCCATGTTCGGTGCAACGATTTTAGTGCCTTTGATTTTGGGAATGCCCGTATCCGTGGCCCTATTTGCATCTGGTATTGGAACCCTGATTTACCAAGTAGCTACTCAATTTAAAGTACCGGTTTATCTTGGTTCTTCATTTGCTTATATTTCAGCTATGGCCTTAGCTATTAAAGAAATGGGCGGAGATATCTCAGCAGCACAAACAGGTATTTTCTTTGTTGGTCTGATTTATGTACTGATTGCAGGGCTTGTCAAAGCCATTGGTACAAAATGGATTGATACTCTATTACCACCCGTGGTTATTGGGCCTATGATTATCGTTATCGGTCTTGGTCTTGCCAATTCGGCAGTTACTTCTGCAGGTTTTGTGGCGGATGGTGACTGGAAAAATGTTGTTGTAGCCATTGTCACTTTCTTGATCGCAGCTTTTGTCAATACCAAAGGGAAAGGCTTCGCCAAGATTGTTCCATTCTTAATTGCCATCATCGGTGGTTATATTGTTGCTCTCTTGCTTGGTCTGGTGGATTTCACACCTGTGCTCGAAGCAGCATGGTTTGAGTTGCCAGGATTCTATTTACCATTTGAAACAGGTGTATTCAAATCGTATAATTTTTACTTCGGACCTGAGATGGTTGCTATTTTACCAATTGCTGTAGTTACTGTAGCTGAACATATCGGTGACCATACAGTTCTCAGCCAAATCTGTGGTCGTCAGTTCTTGAAAAACCCAGGTCTCAGTCGTACCTTGATTGGTGATGGTGTAGCGACAGCTGTTTCAGCTTTAATCGGGGGTCCTGCCAATACGACTTATGGAGAAAATACAGGGGTTATCGGTATGACTCGCATCGCGTCAGTATCGGTTATTCGCAATGCTGCTTTGATTGCAATTGCTTTCTCATTCTTGGGTAAATTTACAGCTCTCATTTCTACCATTCCAAGTGCCGTTCTCGGGGGAATGTCCATCTTACTATATGGTGTTATTGCATCAAATGGTTTGAAAGTATTGATTGAAAGTCGAGTAGATTTTGGTCAAGTTCGTAACTTAATTGTTGCAAGTTCTATGTTGGTATTAGGACTTGGTGGTGCAGTTCTGAATATTGGTGCAATTACCCTTTCAGGAACAGCCCTCTCGGCAATCGTTGGGATTATCCTTAACCTCGTTTTGCCCAAAGCTGAAAAAGCCAAGTAA
- a CDS encoding 30S ribosomal protein S15, with product MAISKEKKNEIMAQYARHEGDTGSVEVQVAVLTWEINHLNDHIKQHKKDHATYRGLMKKIGRRRNLLAYLRRTDVNRYRELINSLGLRR from the coding sequence ATGGCAATCTCAAAAGAGAAAAAAAATGAAATCATGGCACAATATGCGCGTCATGAAGGCGACACAGGTTCAGTTGAAGTACAAGTAGCAGTACTTACTTGGGAAATCAACCACCTGAACGACCATATCAAACAACACAAAAAAGACCACGCAACTTACCGTGGTTTGATGAAAAAAATCGGTCGCCGTCGTAACTTGTTGGCATACCTCCGCCGCACAGATGTTAACCGTTACCGCGAATTAATCAATTCACTTGGCTTGCGTCGTTAA
- a CDS encoding GNAT family N-acetyltransferase has product METLYLVKPSLAKKEEILAYKQAFTGEHLHGGSHLQQMDNFEEWLEHVENEASPATCRPNRAPSSTFICIREQDKKMVGICNIRHHLNQEFLVHIAGHIGYSIHPNERRKGYAKEQLALALQEAKTLGINRVLITAADWNIGSQKTILANGGVYEDTRIDPDDGDRMLRYWIKNL; this is encoded by the coding sequence ATGGAAACATTGTATCTGGTAAAACCAAGTCTGGCAAAGAAAGAGGAGATTCTCGCTTATAAGCAAGCCTTCACAGGCGAACACTTGCATGGTGGCAGCCATCTTCAGCAAATGGATAACTTCGAGGAATGGCTGGAGCACGTTGAAAACGAAGCATCTCCAGCGACCTGTCGTCCCAACCGCGCTCCTTCTTCAACTTTTATCTGCATTCGCGAGCAGGACAAAAAAATGGTGGGCATTTGCAATATCCGCCATCATCTCAATCAGGAATTTTTGGTCCATATCGCCGGTCACATCGGCTACTCCATTCATCCGAATGAACGGCGCAAGGGCTACGCCAAAGAGCAATTGGCCCTCGCTCTGCAAGAAGCCAAAACTCTGGGCATCAATCGCGTCCTCATTACTGCAGCCGACTGGAACATTGGCTCTCAAAAAACGATTTTAGCCAACGGCGGCGTCTACGAAGATACCCGCATCGATCCTGACGACGGCGACCGCATGCTCCGATATTGGATTAAAAATTTGTAA
- the pnp gene encoding polyribonucleotide nucleotidyltransferase: protein MSKQVFETVFAGKKLVVETGQVAKQANGAVVVRYGDSTVLTAAVMSKKMATGDFFPLQVNYEEKMYAAGKFPGGWMKREGRPSTDATLTARLIDRPIRPMFAEGFRNEVQVINTVLSYDPDASAPMAAMFGSSLALAISDIPFNGPIAGVQVGYVNGELIINPDQAQQEASLLELTVAGNKDAINMVESGAKELSEEVMLEALLKGHAAIQELLNFQNQIVAAVGKEKADVELLQVDPELQAEIVAAYNDDLKKAVQVEEKLAREDATNAVRETVIAAYEEKYAEHEEFDHIMRDVHEILELMEHVEVRRLITEDKVRPDGRRVDEIRPLDAEVDFLPNVHGSGLFTRGQTQALSVLTLAPMGETQIIDGLDDEYKKRFMHHYNFPQYSVGSTGRYGAPGRREIGHGALGERALEQVLPSLEDFPYAIRLVAEVLESNGSSSQASITAGTLALMAGGVPIKAPVAGIAMGLISDGTNYTVLTDIQGLEDHFGDMDFKVAGTRDGITALQMDIKIDGITPQILEEALAQAKKARFEILDVIEAAIPEVRPDLAPTAPKIDTIKIDVDKIKIVIGKGGETIDKIIAETGVKIDIDEDGLVAIFSPDRAAIERTKEIIAGLVREAKVDEVFQAKVVRLEKFGAFVNLFDKTDALVHVSEMAWTRVNKPEDLVEVGDVVDVKVIKIDDKGRIDASMKALLPKPEGYVEPEKRERSEKPRRHKEYKEKKDNNFGEFKFHKVDIK, encoded by the coding sequence ATGTCAAAACAAGTATTTGAAACGGTTTTTGCTGGCAAGAAACTAGTCGTTGAAACTGGTCAGGTTGCCAAACAAGCCAATGGTGCAGTAGTTGTTCGTTATGGAGATTCAACAGTATTAACTGCAGCGGTTATGTCTAAGAAAATGGCAACTGGTGATTTCTTCCCCCTCCAAGTTAACTACGAAGAAAAGATGTATGCTGCTGGTAAATTTCCTGGCGGTTGGATGAAGAGGGAAGGACGTCCATCGACGGATGCTACTTTGACAGCTCGTTTGATTGATCGTCCGATTCGTCCAATGTTTGCGGAAGGTTTCCGTAACGAAGTTCAAGTCATCAACACAGTGCTTTCTTATGATCCAGATGCATCTGCTCCAATGGCAGCCATGTTTGGTTCCTCATTGGCATTAGCAATCTCAGACATTCCATTCAATGGTCCAATTGCTGGTGTTCAGGTTGGTTATGTTAATGGCGAATTGATTATTAACCCAGATCAAGCTCAACAAGAAGCATCCCTTTTAGAATTGACAGTTGCTGGTAACAAAGACGCTATCAACATGGTTGAATCGGGTGCCAAAGAATTATCAGAAGAAGTGATGTTGGAAGCACTCTTGAAAGGTCATGCAGCCATTCAAGAACTCTTGAATTTCCAAAATCAAATCGTGGCAGCAGTTGGTAAGGAAAAAGCAGATGTGGAGCTTCTTCAAGTGGACCCGGAATTGCAGGCTGAGATTGTTGCAGCTTACAATGACGATTTGAAAAAAGCGGTGCAGGTTGAAGAAAAATTGGCCCGTGAAGATGCGACCAATGCCGTTCGCGAGACTGTCATCGCAGCTTACGAAGAAAAATACGCTGAGCACGAAGAATTTGACCATATCATGCGTGATGTCCATGAAATCTTGGAACTTATGGAGCATGTAGAAGTTCGTCGTTTGATTACTGAAGACAAGGTCCGTCCAGATGGTCGCCGTGTTGATGAAATTCGTCCTTTGGATGCAGAAGTAGACTTCTTGCCAAATGTTCACGGCTCAGGTCTCTTTACCCGTGGTCAAACGCAAGCCCTTTCTGTCTTGACCTTGGCACCAATGGGTGAAACCCAAATCATCGATGGTTTGGATGATGAGTACAAGAAACGCTTCATGCATCACTACAATTTCCCACAATACTCAGTTGGCTCAACTGGTCGTTACGGTGCACCAGGTCGTCGTGAGATTGGTCACGGTGCTCTAGGTGAGCGCGCTCTTGAGCAAGTCTTGCCTAGCTTGGAAGACTTCCCTTACGCTATCCGCTTGGTGGCAGAAGTCTTGGAGTCAAACGGTTCTTCTTCACAGGCATCTATCACAGCTGGCACCCTTGCCCTTATGGCAGGTGGTGTGCCAATCAAGGCACCCGTTGCAGGGATTGCTATGGGTCTGATCTCAGACGGTACCAATTACACCGTCTTGACCGATATTCAAGGTCTTGAGGACCACTTCGGCGACATGGACTTCAAGGTAGCTGGTACTCGTGACGGTATCACAGCCCTTCAAATGGATATTAAAATTGACGGTATCACACCACAAATCTTGGAAGAAGCCTTGGCACAAGCTAAGAAGGCACGTTTTGAAATCCTTGATGTCATCGAAGCGGCTATTCCAGAAGTTCGTCCTGACTTGGCACCAACTGCGCCGAAGATTGACACTATCAAGATTGATGTGGACAAGATCAAGATTGTTATTGGTAAGGGTGGTGAAACCATCGATAAGATTATTGCAGAAACTGGCGTGAAAATTGATATCGACGAAGACGGTCTTGTGGCGATCTTCTCACCAGACCGTGCTGCAATTGAGCGCACAAAAGAAATCATCGCTGGTCTTGTCCGTGAAGCAAAAGTGGACGAAGTCTTCCAAGCAAAAGTGGTTCGTTTGGAGAAATTCGGTGCCTTTGTCAACCTTTTTGACAAGACCGATGCCCTCGTCCACGTTTCTGAAATGGCTTGGACACGTGTCAATAAACCAGAAGATTTGGTTGAGGTTGGCGATGTTGTAGATGTTAAGGTGATAAAAATTGATGATAAGGGACGTATTGATGCTTCTATGAAAGCCCTTCTACCAAAACCAGAAGGCTACGTGGAACCAGAAAAACGTGAACGTTCAGAAAAACCTCGTCGTCATAAAGAATACAAAGAGAAAAAAGATAATAACTTTGGTGAATTTAAATTTCATAAAGTAGATATAAAATAA
- the cysE gene encoding serine O-acetyltransferase, protein MGWWKDTIEIVKEKDPAARNSLEVLLTYPGVKALAAHRLSHWMWQNGFKLLARMHSQFWRFWTNIEIHPGAEIASGVFIDHGAGLVIGETAIVESGVMLYHGVTLGGTGKDTGKRHPTVRKGALVSAHAQVIGPVEIGENSKVGAAAVVLADVPADVTVVGMPAKIVRVHGKKDEQAIHDMEGGREYYTTKLAELREASHRSSHL, encoded by the coding sequence ATGGGTTGGTGGAAGGATACCATAGAAATTGTAAAAGAAAAAGATCCGGCGGCACGGAACTCCTTGGAAGTCCTTTTGACCTACCCAGGAGTCAAGGCACTGGCTGCTCATCGTCTCTCTCACTGGATGTGGCAAAATGGTTTTAAATTATTAGCTCGGATGCACAGTCAGTTTTGGCGATTTTGGACCAACATTGAAATTCATCCAGGTGCAGAAATTGCCTCGGGAGTCTTTATTGATCATGGCGCAGGATTGGTAATTGGTGAGACTGCAATTGTCGAATCTGGTGTAATGTTATACCATGGAGTAACTCTTGGAGGAACAGGGAAGGATACAGGGAAGCGCCATCCAACAGTTCGAAAAGGGGCACTCGTTTCTGCTCATGCCCAGGTGATTGGCCCAGTTGAAATCGGAGAAAATTCGAAAGTAGGTGCTGCTGCTGTTGTCTTAGCAGATGTTCCAGCAGACGTGACAGTTGTCGGTATGCCTGCTAAAATTGTCCGTGTTCATGGGAAAAAAGATGAGCAAGCCATTCATGATATGGAAGGCGGTCGTGAATACTACACAACCAAGCTAGCAGAACTAAGAGAAGCTAGCCATCGCTCCTCGCATTTGTAG
- a CDS encoding phosphorylase: MLLEEFENTSAVIEPTDTSIRGGGETCNTLILSFNGEIIKRVAELENVYEGGALHNLNGRLPWYIYEESGVRVGVMLAPIGASMIVGNLEELKAKGFQNFIVFGTCGVLDRSIAVDKIILPSSALRDEGTSYHYAPASDEISYHSELLLTMEEALDQAGIEHVRTKTWTTDAFYRETAAKVKRRLTAGAMVVDMEASAIMAWANFRQAKVYQFFYTADYVDHHKNEWDVRREERTADSMTFFEVAMAIARKLESRSC; encoded by the coding sequence ATGCTACTAGAAGAATTTGAAAATACCTCTGCGGTCATTGAACCGACAGATACCTCTATTCGGGGTGGTGGTGAAACCTGTAATACTTTAATTCTGTCATTTAATGGAGAAATTATTAAGAGAGTTGCCGAGTTAGAAAATGTATATGAGGGTGGAGCTCTTCACAATCTAAATGGCCGGTTGCCATGGTATATTTATGAAGAAAGTGGAGTGAGAGTTGGTGTCATGTTAGCCCCAATTGGAGCTTCTATGATTGTTGGGAACCTAGAAGAATTGAAAGCCAAAGGGTTTCAAAATTTTATTGTATTTGGTACTTGTGGAGTACTGGATCGGTCTATTGCAGTAGATAAGATTATTCTACCAAGTTCAGCCTTACGTGATGAGGGAACTAGTTATCATTATGCACCAGCCAGTGATGAGATTAGCTATCATTCGGAACTATTATTGACCATGGAAGAAGCCTTGGATCAAGCAGGAATTGAACATGTTCGGACTAAGACATGGACGACAGATGCATTTTATAGAGAAACAGCAGCTAAGGTTAAACGTCGCTTGACTGCTGGGGCAATGGTGGTTGATATGGAAGCTTCTGCTATCATGGCCTGGGCAAACTTTCGTCAGGCCAAGGTCTATCAATTTTTCTACACGGCAGACTATGTGGATCACCACAAAAATGAATGGGATGTCCGTCGAGAGGAACGGACGGCTGACAGTATGACCTTCTTTGAAGTGGCCATGGCGATTGCAAGAAAATTAGAAAGTAGATCATGTTAA
- a CDS encoding cysteine--tRNA ligase, which produces MIKIYDTMTRSLRDFVPLEEGRVKMYVCGPTVYNYIHIGNARSVVAFDTIRRYFEYRGFDVTYISNFTDVDDKIIKAANEAGMTTKELSDKFIAAFKEDVAKLGVKPATKNPRVIDYMDEIIDFVQVLIDKGYAYEASGDVYFRVEKARNYARLSNKTLSDLEAGASGRVDGEGQLKEHPFDFALWKSAKPGEVSWESPWGHGRPGWHIECSVMATEILGDTIDIHGGGADLEFPHHTNEIAQSECKTGQTFANYWMHNAMLNINDEKMSKSLGNFLTAHDMLEKIDGPVLRFFLATQHYRRPLNYTEKAISDAETNLKYLKNTYTQPVLNVSEHTVLAKHLAAFETAMDDDFNAANGITAIFDFAKWINSGNYDAIVKEAFGKMLAVFGIVFEEEVLDSEIEALIEERQVARANRDFATADRIRNELAEQGIKLLDTKDGVRWTRD; this is translated from the coding sequence ATGATTAAAATTTACGATACCATGACTCGCAGTTTGCGTGATTTTGTGCCCTTGGAAGAAGGGAGGGTCAAGATGTATGTCTGCGGTCCAACGGTTTACAATTATATCCATATCGGAAATGCTCGGAGTGTGGTAGCTTTTGATACCATCCGCCGTTATTTTGAATACCGTGGGTTCGATGTGACCTACATTTCTAACTTTACGGACGTGGATGATAAAATCATAAAGGCTGCAAATGAAGCTGGTATGACAACAAAGGAACTTTCTGATAAATTTATCGCAGCTTTCAAGGAAGATGTGGCAAAGTTAGGTGTCAAACCAGCTACCAAAAATCCTCGTGTTATTGACTACATGGATGAAATCATTGATTTTGTGCAGGTCTTGATTGACAAGGGGTACGCCTATGAAGCTTCTGGCGATGTTTATTTCCGTGTTGAAAAGGCAAGAAATTATGCCCGTTTGTCCAATAAAACTTTGTCAGACTTAGAAGCTGGAGCATCTGGGCGTGTCGATGGAGAGGGGCAGTTGAAAGAACATCCATTTGACTTTGCCTTGTGGAAATCAGCAAAGCCAGGAGAAGTGTCATGGGAAAGTCCGTGGGGTCACGGGCGTCCAGGATGGCATATCGAATGTTCGGTTATGGCAACAGAGATATTGGGAGACACCATAGATATTCATGGTGGTGGAGCAGACTTAGAGTTTCCGCACCATACCAACGAGATTGCCCAATCAGAATGTAAAACAGGACAGACATTCGCAAATTACTGGATGCACAATGCCATGCTCAATATCAATGATGAAAAAATGTCCAAGTCATTGGGGAATTTTTTAACTGCACATGATATGTTGGAGAAAATTGATGGGCCAGTTTTACGATTTTTCCTTGCTACCCAGCACTACCGCCGACCACTGAACTACACGGAGAAAGCTATCTCCGATGCGGAAACTAATTTAAAATACTTAAAAAACACCTATACTCAACCAGTGCTGAATGTGTCTGAACACACGGTATTGGCTAAACATTTAGCGGCGTTCGAGACCGCAATGGATGATGATTTTAATGCTGCAAATGGCATTACAGCTATTTTCGACTTTGCAAAATGGATCAACTCTGGAAACTATGATGCCATTGTCAAGGAAGCTTTTGGAAAAATGTTGGCAGTATTTGGAATTGTCTTTGAGGAAGAGGTCTTAGACAGTGAGATTGAAGCCTTAATTGAGGAGCGGCAAGTAGCGCGTGCCAATAGGGACTTTGCAACAGCGGACCGTATTCGGAATGAATTGGCGGAGCAAGGGATTAAATTATTAGATACAAAAGATGGCGTGAGGTGGACACGTGACTAG
- a CDS encoding Mini-ribonuclease 3, translating into MTSVVDVNLINGIALAFEGDAVYSMYIRRHLIFKGLTKPNKLHSEANKYVSAKAQANLIVALLEAQLLNEKEEEIYRRGRNANSHTKAKNADIVTYRMSTGFEAVLGYLHMTNQFERLDKLISWCIETVENKSI; encoded by the coding sequence GTGACTAGTGTAGTTGATGTGAACCTTATCAACGGAATCGCTCTTGCTTTTGAAGGTGACGCAGTATATTCTATGTATATAAGGCGACATTTGATATTCAAGGGATTGACTAAGCCCAACAAATTACACAGTGAAGCAAATAAATACGTCTCGGCAAAGGCACAGGCCAATCTTATCGTAGCTCTCTTAGAAGCTCAGCTATTAAATGAGAAAGAAGAAGAAATCTATCGAAGAGGTCGTAATGCAAATAGCCATACAAAGGCTAAAAATGCAGATATTGTGACTTATCGTATGTCTACAGGTTTTGAGGCAGTTTTGGGCTATCTCCATATGACAAATCAATTTGAACGACTCGATAAGCTTATCTCTTGGTGTATTGAAACAGTAGAAAACAAATCCATATAA